The Arthrobacter oryzae DNA window GTGCCATGAACATCGGCATCATTCCGGCGGGCCGGGCTGCCAGCCCCGCCATAGGTCCCTTGCTGGTCACTCCGGACACCATCATCCCGGTACTGGCCTGGCCCGTCCTCGGAACTCTCGGGGTGCACGCAATAGGCCAGCTCAGCTATCCGAGGCCCAAGCGGCTCCGCCGGAAGGCAAGCCTCCATGTCCGGAAAATCCGCGATTTCCTTCCGCGTCCGCTGGCCTGGACAACGCTGGGCATCTTCACGGGCGCAGGCGCATTCATCGCGTGGACCGCCACTCTCCCGGCGTACCGGGCGATGCCCTACGGGACCGAGCTGGAGGATCCCCAGGGCTTCCGCACGGTAGGAGGAGACGGCCGCATCCCGGGTATCGAACTGGCCGCCTGGCTGGGAACTGCACTTGTTGTCCTGGCTGCGGGGACGTGGCTGGTGCTGCTGCTGGCCACCCGCCGCCGGCAGCTCGAGCAGCTAACGGACCACGACAACGCGCTCCTGCGGACCATCGCCATGAACCGGCTCCTGCGGACCGTTGCCACGGTGGCGTCCGGCCTTGCCGTCATCGCCGGAAACTATGTGGCGCGGCCGGACCCGGCCGCGGGCAGTACGTCATGGACGAACTTCGCGGGCTTTGCCGGCATGGCCGTACTGCTGGCCATGCTGATCTGGGCGCCGCCGAAACTGACGGAAACTGAAGCGGCCGCTGCGGCCCTGCGGAAGGCCAAGCCCGGACATTTCGGCGCCGTCGGCCACCCGGCAGGCAAGCTGGTGGTGTCGATCGGTGCAGCCGCGGGCGTTGCTGCCGCATTGCCTGTGCTCGCGGGAGTGTTCCTGGTCCCGGCCATCGTCGCTGCCGGACCGCCCGGTCCCGCGGTCTTCGTGGCAGCAGTGGCCGGGCCGGTGCTCCTGGTCCTTGCAGGCGGTGAGCTGCTGCTTGGGCGCAATTACGGAAGCCCCTCTGAACCACGCACCTGGCCGCGGCAGCCGGTGGGTCCGGCGCTGCTCACCACGCTCATCCTCGCCTTGCTCACGTTCGTGGCATCCCTCGTGGTCGCGTCGGCCGGGAACTCCCTCCTCGGCAGGGACACCGGCTGGACCGCGCCGGCACTATTCGGCCTGGCGGGCGTGGTCCTCGCGGTGCCGGCCTTCCTCGCGACGCGCCTGCGGCACGGCATCCCGGACGCTCCCGCCGGCCTGGACGCCGCTCTGCGCGCCATCACCGTCTACAGGATTGTCCGGACGTTGTCGGCCATGTTCATGGCACAGGCAGCCATGTCACTGCTGGTGAACAGCCATGCGTGGGCGGCCGTCTTCGGGGTTCCGTTCATGCCGTCCGTTCCGTGGTTTCCCGCGACGCTCGCCGGCACCGTCCTGGCCTTCGCGGCGATCGCCACAGCCCTGGTGCCGGTCCGCGCCCTTGCCGGGTCCGGTTACCGTCCGGTTCCGCCCGCCCGCAAGGACCGGGTCACATGAGCACCGGCATCGCTGTGGACCTGCGTTCGGCAGTGCCGCCCTACGAGCAGATCCGCCTGCAGATCACGTCACTGATCGCCATGGGGTCCCTCGCTCCCGGCACCCGTTTGCCCACCGTCCGCAGCCTGGCGGCGGACCTCGGCATCGCGGCGGGAACTGTGGCGCGGGCCTACAAGGAACTCGAGCAGGCCGGCCTGATCGAAACGCGGCGGCGGAACGGCACTATCGTCCTGAAGATGCCCGACGACGGCCTCCCGCGCGGCGGTGCCGTCACTGCGGACATCATCGCCGCCGTCGACCGTTACATCGCGGAAGGCCGCAGAGCAGGCCTGGATGACGGCACGCTCCAAGGTATTCTGCGTGTGCGACTCGGCCTCAGTAGACTGGGACAGTGAGCATTCCAACGCCCTATGAAGACCTCCTGCGTGACGTCCTTGCCAACGGCACGCACAAATCTGACCGAACCGGCACGGGCACCCTGAGCGTGTTCGGACGGCAGATGCGCTTTGACCTCAGCCAAAGCTTTCCGCTGATCACCACCAAGCGGGTCCATTTCAAGTCCGTGGCCGTTGAACTGCTGTGGTTCCTGCGCGGCGAGACGAACGTGAAGTGGATGCAGGACCAGGGCGTCACCATCTGGAACGAATGGGCCGATGCCGACGGCGAACTCGGCCCCGTCTACGGTGTCCAGTGGCGCAGCTGGCCGACGCCCGACGGCGGCCACATCGACCAGATTGCCGAGCTGGTGCAGAACCTCAAGTCCAACCCGGACTCGCGCCGGCACATCGTCTCCGCCTGGAACGTTGCCGAGCTGCAGGACATGGCCCTGCCGCCGTGCCACGCGTTCTTCCAGTTCTACGTTGCGGACGGCAAGCTGTCCTGCCAGCTGTACCAGCGCTCGGCCGACACCTTCCTGGGCGTCCCGTTCAACATCGCCTCCTACGCGCTGCTGACCTGCATGCTGGCCCAGCAGGTGGGGCTGGAGCCTGGTGAGTTCGTCTGGACCGGCGGCGACGTGCACATCTACGACAACCACATGGACCAGGTGCTCAAGCAGCTCAAGCGCGAGCCGTACGCGTATCCGCAGCTGAAAATCCTCCGCAAGCCGGACTCCATTTTTGACTACACGCTGGACGACTTCGAAGTGGTCGGCTACCAGCACCACCCTACGATTAAGGCGCCGATCGCAGTATGAGCACCGACAACGCCATGGATCCCCTGGCCTTCACTGAAAAAATCGCGGACGGCACTACCGGGGTGGGGCTCGTCTGGGCCCAGACCACCGCCGGTGTGATCGGCAAGGACGGCGATATGCCGTGGCACCTGCCCGAGGACATGAAGCACTTCACCCGGCTCACCACGGGGCACCCGGTGATCATGGGCCGCAAGACCTGGCTCTCGTTCCCGGACAAATATCGTCCGCTGCCGGGGCGCACCAACATTGTGGTGACGCGGCAGGAAGGCTGGGGTGAGACGGCAGAGGCCGAAGGCGCCCTCGCGGTGAAGTCGCTGGACGACGCGCTCCTGGAATCCCAGTTCGCGGAGGGCCACGAAACGGTGTGGGTGCTGGGCGGCGGGGAAGTCTTTGCCCAGACCCTGGACATCGCCGATGTTGCGGTAGTCACCTTCATCGATTCCGAGACCGACGGCGACACCTACGCGCCCGAGCTCGGTTACGAATGGAAGCTGGCCGCCAGCGAGCCGGCAACGGGCTGGCTGACGTCCGCCACCGGTACGCGGTACCGGTTCACCATGTGGCGCCGGACGGAGGCCTAGGACCATGCTGAAGAAACCCGAAACCCTCTTTGTCCTCGGCTACATGCTGCTGCCGCTGCTGGCCCTCCTCTCAGCCATCGTGGGGCTGACCATGATCCTCGGCGGCAACAAAATCGCCGGCGCCATCGTGCTGGTGGTGGTCACGCAGGCGTTCGCGTTCGGCGCCTTCTATGCGCTGCGCCTCCGCAAGGCGGCGGTTCTCGAACAGCACGACGCCGAGTAGCAGCTCAGGCGGCACGCGCGGCCTCTGCGATGGGGAGGCCAGCCCATCGCGGGCTTGGCGCCCCGCGACTACTGTTGGGCGGGCAGCATGACGAAGCCTGCTGCTTGAACACTTAACGGGGGGACTAACCGTGATGTTTGACCGTGATCGCGAGCGGCGCAACGACGCAGTATATGCCGAGCATAAGGAAGCCCTGGCCCGCGGCGAGAAGCGCGTGCTCCGCAGGACCGACACCGGCGAACTGCACAGCTATCCCGGAGATGAAATCGGCTTCTCGCCCGGCCGCGGCCAGGCCCAGGTCCGGACATGGTGGGGCATGGGAATTGTGTCTGCCTTCTTGGGACTCGTCTTCCTCGGCTCTTCAGCATTGCTTCTTGCCTCGTTTGGGCAGCGTGGAGGTCCCGAGTGGGGTGCATTGTTCCCTATCGTGCTGGGCGGTTTCGGCGCCTGGTACACCTTTGGAATGGCCCGGGACGAATACCGGGCCGCCAAAGTACGGAGGCAACGCGGATCACCCACGCCGAGCGGTGGGCAGGTTTCCTAGCCCGCACGCACCGTGACGTAACCGACTGCGCCGTGCCGGTTCCGAAGTCTAAACTGGTCGAATGACTACAGCAGCTACCCCCTCCGTCGGCCTGGTCGGATGGCGCGGCATGGTCGGCTCCGTCCTGATGCAGCGCATGCAGGATGAAGGCGACTTCGCCAACATCAACCCGGTGTTCTTCTCCACCTCCAACGCCGGAGGTGCCGCCCCGACCCTCGCTGGTTCCGCCGCAGGCGCGGCCGGCAAGCTCGAGGACGCGTTCGACGTCGATACGCTGGCGAAGCTGCCGATTATCGTCACCGCCCAGGGCGGCGACTACACCAAGCAGGTCCACGGCGAGCTGCGCAGCCGCGGCTGGGACGGCCTCTGGATCGACGCCGCCTCCACCCTGCGCATGAACGACGACTCGATCATCGTGCTGGACCCCATCAACCGCGACGTCATCGACAAGGGCCTGGCCAACGGCACCAAGGACTTCATCGGCGGCAACTGCACCGTGTCCTGCATGCTGATGGGCCTTGGCGGCCTGTTCAAGAACGGCCTGGTCGAGTGGGGCACCTCCATGACCTACCAGGCTGCCTCCGGCGGCGGCGCCCGCCACATGCGCGAACTGCTCAGCCAGTTCGGCACGCTCAACGCCGAGGTCAGCTCGGAACTGGACGACCCGGCGTCGGCCATCCTGGAAATCGACCGCAAGGTCCTGGCGCACCAGCGCACCGACATCGACGCGACCCAGTTCGGCGTCCCGCTGGCCGGCTCGCTGATCCCCTGGATTGACGCGGACCTCGGCAACGGCCAGTCCAAGGAAGAGTGGAAGGCGGGCGTCGAGACCAACAAGATCCTCGGCACCGCCAGCGAGAATCACATCATGATGGACGGGCTGTGCATCCGGATCGGCGCCATGCGTTCGCACTCCCAGGCCCTCACCCTCAAGCTCCGCGAAGACCTTTCCGTGGCCGAGATCGAGAAGCTGCTCGCCGAGGACAACGAGTGGGCCAAGGTCATTCCGAACACCAAGGAAGACTCCATGGCAGGCCTCACGCCGGTGGCCGCCTCCGGTACCCTGGACATCCCCGTGGGCCGTATCCGCAAGATGGAGATGGGCCCGGAATACATCAGCGCCTTCACAGTGGGCGACCAGCTCCTGTGGGGCGCTGCCGAGCCGCTGCGCCGCATGCTCAACATCGCCACCGGCACGCTCTAGCCGAGGAACGCCACGTACCTCGCGGCCTGCAGCTCAAAGGATTTTTGGGCTGCAGGCCGCAGTCCGTTAACGGTGTCGAACGGTTCAGGCACGACGGCGGCCGCCCGGCCGGTGCCTTTCCGCGCCCAGGTGCCGATTACCTCTCCCCCGGCAACGATGGTCTTCTTGAACATCCCGTTGCCGCCCGGGACCACTTTTTGGGCGTGCTCGGGCGGAAGCACCAGTGACCGGTC harbors:
- a CDS encoding NF038396 family protein, yielding MLKKPETLFVLGYMLLPLLALLSAIVGLTMILGGNKIAGAIVLVVVTQAFAFGAFYALRLRKAAVLEQHDAE
- a CDS encoding dihydrofolate reductase, translating into MSTDNAMDPLAFTEKIADGTTGVGLVWAQTTAGVIGKDGDMPWHLPEDMKHFTRLTTGHPVIMGRKTWLSFPDKYRPLPGRTNIVVTRQEGWGETAEAEGALAVKSLDDALLESQFAEGHETVWVLGGGEVFAQTLDIADVAVVTFIDSETDGDTYAPELGYEWKLAASEPATGWLTSATGTRYRFTMWRRTEA
- the asd gene encoding aspartate-semialdehyde dehydrogenase, giving the protein MTTAATPSVGLVGWRGMVGSVLMQRMQDEGDFANINPVFFSTSNAGGAAPTLAGSAAGAAGKLEDAFDVDTLAKLPIIVTAQGGDYTKQVHGELRSRGWDGLWIDAASTLRMNDDSIIVLDPINRDVIDKGLANGTKDFIGGNCTVSCMLMGLGGLFKNGLVEWGTSMTYQAASGGGARHMRELLSQFGTLNAEVSSELDDPASAILEIDRKVLAHQRTDIDATQFGVPLAGSLIPWIDADLGNGQSKEEWKAGVETNKILGTASENHIMMDGLCIRIGAMRSHSQALTLKLREDLSVAEIEKLLAEDNEWAKVIPNTKEDSMAGLTPVAASGTLDIPVGRIRKMEMGPEYISAFTVGDQLLWGAAEPLRRMLNIATGTL
- a CDS encoding GntR family transcriptional regulator, coding for MSTGIAVDLRSAVPPYEQIRLQITSLIAMGSLAPGTRLPTVRSLAADLGIAAGTVARAYKELEQAGLIETRRRNGTIVLKMPDDGLPRGGAVTADIIAAVDRYIAEGRRAGLDDGTLQGILRVRLGLSRLGQ
- a CDS encoding thymidylate synthase; this translates as MSIPTPYEDLLRDVLANGTHKSDRTGTGTLSVFGRQMRFDLSQSFPLITTKRVHFKSVAVELLWFLRGETNVKWMQDQGVTIWNEWADADGELGPVYGVQWRSWPTPDGGHIDQIAELVQNLKSNPDSRRHIVSAWNVAELQDMALPPCHAFFQFYVADGKLSCQLYQRSADTFLGVPFNIASYALLTCMLAQQVGLEPGEFVWTGGDVHIYDNHMDQVLKQLKREPYAYPQLKILRKPDSIFDYTLDDFEVVGYQHHPTIKAPIAV